A stretch of the Lactuca sativa cultivar Salinas chromosome 9, Lsat_Salinas_v11, whole genome shotgun sequence genome encodes the following:
- the LOC111881025 gene encoding dehydration-responsive element-binding protein 1D, with the protein MDALIEPYSPFIAVVSSKNALISNCTTVVNTAVEAEVKLASRNPKKRAGRKKFRETRHPVYRGVRMRDNDKWVCEVRWPNKKLRVWLGTHPTAEMAARAHDVAAYAFRGRSACLNFADSVWRLPIPKSNNLQDIQEAAAEAAEAFRETEDVVEIVETKELPETKFKVDEEDVIEMQRYYCGMAEGLMVAPPPTEGYGSYGDSVEFCADDFLWSF; encoded by the coding sequence ATGGATGCATTGATCGAACCGTATAGCCCATTTATAGCAGTAGTATCATCGAAAAATGCACTGATCTCAAATTGCACCACCGTCGTGAATACAGCTGTTGAAGCAGAAGTCAAGCTGGCTTCACGAAACCCAAAGAAGAGGGCCGGAAGGAAGAAGTTTAGGGAGACTCGACACCCGGTTTATCGGGGAGTGAGGATGAGGGATAACGATAAGTGGGTTTGTGAGGTGAGATGGCCCAACAAGAAGTTGAGGGTGTGGCTAGGGACGCATCCAACTGCTGAAATGGCAGCCAGGGCACATGACGTCGCAGCTTACGCCTTCCGGGGCCGATCGGCGTGTTTAAATTTTGCTGACTCGGTCTGGCGCCTGCCGATCCCGAAGTCTAACAATTTACAGGATATACAAGAGGCCGCCGCAGAAGCGGCGGAGGCTTTCAGAGAAACGGAGGATGTTGTCGAGATTGTGGAAACGAAGGAGTTGCCGGAAACTAAATTTAAAGTGGATGAAGAAGATGTTATCGAGATGCAGAGATATTATTGCGGCATGGCGGAGGGACTGATGGTAGCGCCTCCTCCGACGGAGGGGTATGGAAGCTATGGGGATAGCGTTGAATTTTGTGCCGACGACTTCTTATGGAGCTTTTAG